The sequence TATTGAAAGCCTGACGGTGGCGCCGACCGACGATCCCACGCTGTCGCGCATGACCATTCAAACCGTTGGCGATGAAAAAGCGCTGGAGCAGATAGAGAAGCAACTGCATAAGTTGGTGGATGTGCTGCGCGTCAGCGAGCTGGGACAGGGTTCCCACGTCGAGCGCGAAATCATGCTGGTGAAGCTGCAGGCGACGGGCTACGGCCGTGAGGAAGTCAAGCGCTGCGCCGAGATTTTTCGCGGGCAGATTGTGGATGTCACCTCCTCGCTTTATACCGTTCAACTGGCCGGCACCAGCGATAAGCTGGATGCGTTCCTCAATGCCGTACGTGAAGTGGCGGAGATTGTGGAAGTGGCGCGTTCCGGGATCGTCGGCGTATCCCGCGGCGATAAAATCATGCGTTAGGGGGATTTAGCGCGGATTTTTGCCGTAGCAGGCCCGATAATCGCATCGGGCCGGTTAATTTTTTCCTTCTATAACTTATAAATGATAAAAGCGGTTGCCGTTCAGTTGCGTCTGCGGTTAGATCTACGCCATATCCATGATGAGCTTATGGTCATCGCTCTATTTTATTTATCCGGCTTACTAAGGGGTTACCGTGAAACTGGATGAAATCGCGCGTCTTGCGGGTGTTTCACGCACTACTGCCAGTTATGTGATCAATGGAAAAGCAAAACAGTATCGCGTCAGCGATAAGACCGTTGAGAAAGTGATGGCGGTGGTCAGAGAACATAATTATCATCCCAACGCCGTCGCCGCCGGATTACGTGCCGGACGCACCCGTTCCATTGGTCTGGTGATCCCTGATTTGGAAAATACCAGCTATACGCGGATTGCCAATTATCTGGAGCGTCAGGCGCGACAGCGCGGATATCAGCTGTTGATCGCCTGTTCCGAAGATCAGCCGGATAACGAAATGCGCTGCATCGAACACCTGCTGCAACGCCAGGTCGATGCGATCATCGTGTCAACGGCGCTGCCGCCGGAGCACCCGTTCTACCAGCGCTGG comes from Brenneria nigrifluens DSM 30175 = ATCC 13028 and encodes:
- the ilvN gene encoding acetolactate synthase small subunit, with product MRRILSVLLENESGALSRVVGLFSQRGYNIESLTVAPTDDPTLSRMTIQTVGDEKALEQIEKQLHKLVDVLRVSELGQGSHVEREIMLVKLQATGYGREEVKRCAEIFRGQIVDVTSSLYTVQLAGTSDKLDAFLNAVREVAEIVEVARSGIVGVSRGDKIMR